Proteins encoded together in one Phalacrocorax aristotelis chromosome 7, bGulAri2.1, whole genome shotgun sequence window:
- the UNC45A gene encoding protein unc-45 homolog A, which yields MEEAVTAGQLRERGNALFQAGDHAAALAAYTQALSLCDAESERAVLHRNRAACYLKLEDYAKAEADASKAIEADGRDMKALFRRSQALQKLGRLDQAVSDLQRCVSLEPKNKAFQEALRALGSSMHEKMKTMSCTDSKVEQMFQILLDPGEKDVDKKQKAAQNLIVLAREEAGAEKIFQSDGVRLLTQLLDTAKADLMLAALRTLVGLCSGHRSRTMAILAELGAPRLSAVLGVEHEQVSLAACNLLHMMFESLKEGLQKDFRGKEDAVVLDSSKDLKLLIKHLLELLPLEGASAHGRDNALNLLIKVVPRKSPKETNNSLSLWVIDQGLKKILEVGSTVCGTPGSLPVTENSRMSTSVLLSKLYDDLKCDAERENFHHLCEDYVRSWFEGHELAGKLRAIQTVSCLLQGPSDAGNRVLELEGILDSVLSLCASVCEAHQLVAVEALIHAADKAKRASFITANGVSLLKEIYKHSERDSIRIRALVGLCKLGSAGGTDFSMKQFAEGSTMKLAKQCRKWLCNETIDAGTRRWAVEGLAYLTFDADVKEEFVEDKAAMQAMFHLAKSEDRSVLYAVASTLVNCTNSYDHQEPDPQMLELAKYAKQHIPEQHPKDKPDFVKRRVRKLLAAGVVSALACMVKSENPALTNSCRELISRVFLALVEEAEDRGGVVAQGGGKALIPLSLEGTEVGQTKAAQALAKITITSNPEMAFPGERIYEVVRPLVSLLHLQRTALENFEGLMALTNLAGISERLRQKILKEKAVPMIEGYMFEEHELIRLAATECMCNMAMSKEVQELFLAEGSDRLKLMVLYSGEEDEKLRRAASGTLAMLTALHPPICKRIPQVTVHWLEILQALLLSPSVELQHRGAVVVMNMMAAEREVAEQLIASEMLEILSVLAKDKDKPRVAQAAKESLAQAVAYGLIKPNPGQE from the exons GAGGACTATGCCAAGGCAGAGGCTGATGCATCTAAAG CCATTGAAGCCGATGGCCGGGATATGAAGGCGCTGTTCCGCAGGAGCCAGGCGCTGCAGAAGCTGGGCCGCCTGGACCAGGCTGTCAGTGACCTGCAGCGGTGCGTGAGCCTGGAGCCCAAGAACAAGGCCTTCCAGGAGGCCCTGCgtgccctggggagcagcatgCATGAGAAG ATGAAGACCATGTCCTGCACGGACTCAAAGGTAGAGCAGATGTTTCAGATCTTGCTGGATCCTGgagaaaaggatgtggacaAGAAGCAAAAG GCTGCGCAGAACCTGATTGTGCTGGCGCGAGAGGAGGCCGGAGCAGAGAAAATCTTCCAAAGCGATGGTGTGCGGCTGCTGACGCAGCTGCTCGACACGGCCAAGGCTGACCTGATGCTGGCGGCGCTGCGCACCTTGGTGGGGCTGTGCTCCGGGCACCGCTCACGG ACCATGGCCATCCTGGCGGAGCTGGGGGCCCCTCGTCTCTCAGCGGTGCTGGGTGTGGAACACGAGCAGGTttccctggctgcctgcaaCCTTCTGCACATGATGTTCGAGTCCCTGAAGGAGGGGCTGCAGAAGGACTTCCGTGGCAAGGAGGATGCAGTGGTGCTGG ATTCCTCCAAGGACCTGAAACTGCTGATCAAGCacctcctggagctgctgccgcTGGAAGGGGCCTCTGCGCATGGTCGTGACAACGCCCTCAACCTGCTCATAAAAGTGGTGCCCAGGAAGTCACCGAAGGAGACCAACAACAGCCTGAGCCTCTGGGTGATCGACCAGG GCCTGAAGAAGATCCTGGAGGTGGGAAGTACAGTGTGTggcaccccaggcagcctgcctgtgACAGAGAACAGCCGGATGAGCACTTCGGTTCTGCTGAGCAAACTTTATGATGACCTGAAATGCGATGCTGAGAGGGAAAACTTCCACCACTTGTGCGAGGACTACGTGAG gagctggttcGAGGGGCACGAGCTGGCTGGGAAGCTGCGGGCCATCCAGACAGTGTCATGCCTGCTGCAGGGCCCCTCGGATGCTGGGAACAgggtgctggagctggaggggaTCCTGGACAGCGTGCTGTCCCTCTGCGCCTCCGTCTGCGAGGCCCACCAGCTGGTTGCGGTGGAGGCACTGATCCATGCTGCCGACAAGGCCAAGCGCGCCTCCTTCATCACCGCCAACGGCGTCAGCCTGCTTAAGGAGATCTACAAGCACAGTGAGAGGGACAGCATTCGCATCCGGGCGTTGGTG GGGCTCTGCAAGCTGGGATCCGCCGGAGGCACCGACTTCAGCATGAAGCAGTTTGCTGAGGGCTCCACGATGAAGTTGGCCAAGCAGTGCCGCAA GTGGCTCTGCAACGAGACGATCGATGCAGGCACACGGCGCTGGGCGGTGGAGGGCCTGGCCTACCTCACCTTTGACGCAGATGTCAAGGAGGAGTTTGTGGAGGACAAGGCAGCGATGCAGGCCATGTTCCACCTGGCCAAG TCCGAGGACAGGAGCGTGCTCTATGCGGTCGCCTCCACACTAGTGAACTGCACCAACAGCTATGACCACCAGGAGCCGGACCCCCAGATGCTGGAGCTGGCCAAGTATGCCAAGCAGCACATTCCAGAGCAGCACCCCAAG GACAAGCCGGACTTTGTGAAGCGCCGGGTGCGGAAGCTGCTGGCGGCTGGTGTGGTGTCAGCTCTGGCCTGCATGGTGAAGAGTGAGAATCCAGCGCTCACCAACTCCTGCCGGGAGCTGATCTCCAG GGTGTTCCTGGCACTGGTGGAGGAGGCGGAGGACCGAGGTGGTGTGGTTGCACAGGGAGGAGGCAAG GCTCTCATCCCACTCTCCCTGGAGGGCACCGAGGTGGGGCAGACCAAGGCAGCTCAGGCCCTGGCAAAGATCACCATCACCTCCAACCCAGAGATGGCCTTCCCCGGAGAGCGG ATCTACGAGGTGGTCCGGCCCTTGGTAAGCCTTCTGCACCTTCAGCGCACAGCCCTGGAGAACTTCGAGGGGCTGATGGCGTTAACCAACCTGGCTGGCATCAGCGAGAGGCTGCG gcagaagaTCCTGAAGGAGAAGGCTGTGCCCATGATCGAGGGGTACATGTTTGAGGAGCACGAGCTGATCCGGCTGGCTGCGACGGAGTGCATGTGCAACATGGCCATGAGCAAGGAG GTGCAGGAGCTGTTCCTGGCCGAGGGCAGCGATCGGCTGAAGCTGATGGTCCTGTACAGCGGGGAGGAGGATGAGAAGCTGCGGCGGGCAGCCTCGGGGACCCTGGCCATGCTGactgccctgcacccccccaTCTGCAAGCGGATCCCCCAGGTG ACGGTGCACTGGCTGGAGATCCTGCAGGCCCTGCTGCTGAGCCCCAGCGTGGAGCTGCAGCACCGCGGGGCCGTGGTGGTGATGAACATGATGGCGGCCGAGCGGGAGGTGGCGGAGCAGCTCATCGCCAGCGAGATGCTGGAGATCCTCTCGGTGCTCGCGAAGGACAAGGACAAGCCGCGCGTGGCCCAGGCGGCCAAGGAGAGCCTGGCGCAGGCCGTGGCTTACGGCCTCATCAAGCCCAACCCTGGCCAGGAGTGA